Part of the Streptomyces sp. NBC_01353 genome, CGCCCGCCGACCGGGTCTACCTCGACATGAAGTACACGAAGGACACCAAGCTGGGCCTCGCCTGGGCCGGCTACGTCGAGGTGCAGCGGTCCTACGACTGGAACCCGGCGGCCTATCTGCCGGGCGCGCCGGAGGCGGCCGTGAAGGGTGTCGAGGCGCCGCTGTGGACGGAGACCATCTCCACGGACGCCCACGTCGACCAGATGGCGTTCCCGCGCCTGCCGGGCGTGGCGGAGCTGGGCTGGTCCCCGGCGGCGACGCACGACTGGGAGCAGTACAAGGCGCGGCTCGCGGAGCAGGGTCCGCGGTTCGAGGCCCTGGGTATCGACTACTACCGCTCGCCGCAGGTTCCCTGGCCCGCGGCCGAGTAGAACGAAGCGCGGGCCCGGCGGAGGACCGTACTCCGCCGGGCCCGCGCCGGTCTCAACGGGTGAACCGCGCGATCGGGTTCACCAGGTCGCCGACGAGCTGGAGCGCCGCCGACGGATCCGCCAGGTCCACCATCTGCTTGTTGTTGCGCAGCTGGAGGCGGTTGAGGGCGGAGAGCGCGAAGGTCTCCGCGAACATGTCGTACTGCGCGAACTTCTCCGCCAGCTCCGGCTTCGACTCCTGGTAGCCGCGCACGCACTCCGCGACCGTCCGCCAGAACTCGTCCTCGTCGAGCACGCCCTCCGCCGCCAGCGTCGACGCGAGGAAGCGGAAGAAGCAGTCGAAGACGTCCGTGAAGATCGACAGCAGCTTCATGTCCTCGGGGACCTCGGCGCGGACCCTCTCCACCGCCGGCGGCAGGACCGCGGCCGGGTCCATCACGCAGATCTCCTCGGCGATGTCCTTGAAGATCGCGCGGGAGACCGCGCCCCGCTCGTCGAGGGCCAGGATCACGTTCTCGCCGTGCGGCATGTAGACCAGGTCGTACGCGTAGAAGCTGTGCAGCACCGGCAGCAGGTACGCGTCCAGGTAGCCGCGCAGCCACTGCGTCGGCGCCAGGCCCGAGTCCTTGATGAGGGCCCCGGCGAACGACGCGCCCGCGTGGTCGACGTGGAGCAGCGAGGCCATCGTCGCGAGCCGCTCGCCCGGTGCCAGCGAGGCCACCGGCGACTCGCGCCAGAGCGCGGCGAGCATCTTGCGGTACGGCGAGTAGCGGTCGGTGGCGGCCTCGTACTCCAGGTGCCGGTAGCCGACGGCCGCCCGCTCGCGGATGATCGAGAAGCGGGCCGCCTGGAGGACGGAGTCGGCCTCGATCAGCCCCGCCAGCCAGTCGTTGATCGCCGGGGTCGCCTCCATGTACGCGGCCGAGAGCCCGCGCATGAAGCCCATGTTGAGGACCGACAGCGCCGTCTTGACGTAGTGCTTGGCCGGGTCGGAGGAGTTGAAGAAGGTACGGATCGACTGCTGGGCCAGGTAGCCGTCGTCGCCCTCGCCCAGATAGACCAGGCGCTCCTGGGCGATCTCGGCGGCGAAGGTGACCGACAGCTTGTTCCACCACTGCCAGGGGTGGGCCGGCATCAGCAGGTAGTCCGCCAGGTCCAGGCCGCGCTCGGCGAGGATCTCGGCGAACCCGTCGACGGTCTTGTCGCCCAGCTCGGCGCGGATGAACGCGTCGTACTCGATGCCCGCGCCGGCCGTGAAGGTGGTGCGGTCGTGGCGGGCGGCCAGCCAGATCAGGTGGATCTCGCCGGCGGCCTCGGGGGCGTACGCGCGGTACTCGTCCACGCCGAAGCCGAGCCGGCCGTTGTTGGCGACGAAGCAGGGGTGACCCTCGGTCATCCCGGTCTCGATCGCCTGGAAGTCCGCACGCGCCAGCTCGGCGGCGGTGACCTGCGGCTTGGTCGACTTGTACGCCGTACCCGCCAGGGTGGAGGAGATCTCCTCCAGGTAGACCGGCAGGATCTCGTCGCTCAGGCCCAGCGAGCCGCGCAGCTCGGTGATGAACGTGAGGGCGTCGAGCGGGAGCCGCTCCTCGCCGCGGTGGCGGCTGATGGAGTCGGGGTGGACGTGCCAGTGGTCGAGCGCGAAGCGGTCGGCGGTGAAGCGGTACTCGGTCGCGCCGTCGTCGCCGAGGACCTTGTAGCGGCTCTCTCCCAGCTCCTGCGGGTTGAGGAGACGCTCGTGGGCGAACTCGGCGAGACCCTTGCGGATCAGCGCGCGGTTGGCGTCCGCCCAGCGGGCGGGGGTCAGGTGGGCGACGGGGTTCATATGGTGACTCCCACGGCGGTCTCGAACTGCGCTCGGGTGCAGAAGCTCAGCAGGGCCTGCTTCTCCGGCTTCTGGATCTCCCGCTCCGGCACGAAGCCGACGGCCTCGTTGAGCGCGTGGACGGCGGTGTTGCCGACGTCCGGCTCGACGACGACCCGCTCGGTCGCCGGGTCGGCGAAGAGCTCGGCCATCACGGCGGTGATGACCGTCCGGGTGAAGCCGCGCACGGGGGTGTCGGTGGGCGCCACGAGGAAGTGCATGCCGACGTCGCCCGGGAGCGGCTCGTACAGGCCGACCAGTTCGACGTACCGGGGGTCGTACCGCTCCATCAGGAAGACGGGCTTCTCGTCCACCAGGCCGATGAAGGCGTCGTGGTGCGGGTGGGCGGCTATCGCCATGTACTCGCGCTCGACGTCCTCGAGCTTCGCGTCCTGCATCATCCAGAAGGCGGCTTTGGGGTGAGTGACCCAGGGGTGGATCAGCTCGGCGTCCCTGAGGGGATCGTAGGGACGGATGCGAACGGTCATACCGCGAACTCCTGGAAAGCGATGGTCTTCTCGACGGGGTAGTAGTCGGAGCCCAGCATGGCGCCGATGATGTACGCGTTGCGGTACGCCCCCATGCCCAGGTCGGGCGAGGTGATGGAGTGCGTGTGCACGGCGGCGTTCTGCAGGAAGACGCCGCGGCCCGTCGTGTCGATCGAGTAGTTGCGGGCCACGTCGAAGCGGCCCTGTCCGTCCCACTTGAGGCGGTCCTTGACCGGCTCGAGGAAGGCGGGGACGGCGTACTTGTAGCCGGTGGCGAGGATCAGGCCCTCGGTCTCGACCGTGAAGTCCTTCTCCTGCTCCTCCTGGTGGAAGCCGAGCGTGTACGTGCCGCTCGTGTCGTCGTACGCGGCGGAGTGCAGCGCCGAGTTGGTCAGCAGGCGCGTGGGGACCGGGCCGGCCAGGTTCTTCTGGTAGAGCAGGTCGAAGATCGCGTCGATCAGCTCGCCGTCGATGCCCTTGAACAGGTTCTTCTGCTGGGTCTCCAGGCGGTACCGGGTCTGCTCGGGCAGCGCGTGGAAGTAGTCCACGTACTCGGGCGAGGTCATCTCCAGCGTGAGCTTGGTGTACTCCAGCGGGAAGAAGCGCGGGGAGCGGGTCACCCAGTTGAGCTTGTAGCCGTGGACGTCGATCTCGGAGAGGAGGTCGTAGTAGATCTCCGCCGCGCTCTGGCCGCTGCCGACCAGGGTGATCGACTTCTTCTTCTGGAGCTCCTCCTTGTTCTGGAGGTAGCGCGAATTGTGGATCAGGTCGCCGCCGAGGCCCTGGCAGGAGTCGGGGACGTACGGAGGGGTGCCGGTGCCGAGCACGATCCGGCGGGCGCGGAACGTCTCTCCGGCCTCGGTCGCCACCACGTACTCCTCGCCCGCCTCGTCGTACGAGACGGAGGCGACGGTGGTGGAGAAGCGGAGGGAGGAGAGCTTCGCGGCGGCCCAGCGGCAGTAGTCGTTGTACTCGGTGCGCAGCGGGTAGAAGTTCTCGCGGATGTAGAAGGAGTAGAGCCGGCCCTTCTCCTTCAGATAGCTGAGGAAGGAGTACGGGGAGGTCGGGTCGGCGAGCGTGACCAGGTCCGACATGAACGGAGTCTGGAGGTGGGCGCCTTCGAGGAACATCCCCGAGTGCCACTCGAAGTCCGGCTTGGACTCCAGGAAGACGCCGTTCAGCTCGTCGATGGGCTCGGTCAGGCAGGCGAGGCCGAGGTTGAACGGACCGAGCCCGATGCCGATGAAGTCGTACGTGTCGGGGGTATCAGGCGTGGACAAGGGTCTCTCCCAGGTACTGCTCGGCGTGGCCGGCTATCAGATCGAGGACGGCGGCGATGTCCGACAGGGTCGTCTCGGGGTTGAGCAAGGTGAACTTCAGGTACTGGCGGCCGTCGACCTTGGTCCCGGCGACGACGGCCTCGCCGGAGGCGAAGAGCGCCTTGCGGGCGTAGAGGTTGGCGCGGTCGATGTCCGCGGGCGAGGTGACGGCCTCGGGGATGTAGCGGTAGACGAGCGTGGACAGCTGCGGCTGGACGACCACGTCGTAGCGCGGGTCGGCGGCGAGCAGCTCGAACCCGGCCGCAGCCAGGTCGCAGACCTCGTCGAAGAGCTCGCCGACACCGTCGGCGCCCATCACGCGCAGGGTCATCCACAGCTTGAGCGCATCGAAGCGGCGGGTGGTCTGGAGGGACTTGTCCACCTGGTTGGGAATCTGCTCCGCGATCGTGCGACGCGGGTTGAGGTAGTCCGCGTGGTACGTGGCGTGGCGCAGCGTCGCTCCGTCCCGGACCAGCACGGCGGAGGAACTCACCGGCTGGAAGAAGGACTTGTGGTAGTCGACGGTGACCGAGTCCGCGTGCTCGATGCCGTCCAGCAGGTGGCGGCGGGTGAGCGAGGCGAGGAGTCCGCAGCCGTAGGCCGCGTCGACGTGCATCCAGGCGCCGTACTCGTCGGCCAGGGCGGCGATCTCGGGCAGCGGGTCGATGGAGCCGAAGTCGGTGGTGCCGGCGGTGGCGACGATCGCCATCGGGGTCAGCCCCTCGGCGCGGCAGGCCTCCAGCTCGGCGGCGAGGACGACGGACTGCATCCGCTTGTTGCGGTCGACCGGGATGGAGATGACGGCGTTGGCGCCGAGGCCGAGAAGGGTGGCCGACTTCTGGACGCTGAAGTGGCTGCACTCGGAGGAGAAGATCCGGAGTTTCGCCAGGTCCCTCGTCTTGGCCTCCTCGCGGGCGAGCAGGAGCGCCTGGAGGTTGGACTGCGTACCGCCGCTGGTGAACACGCCGTCGGCGGCCGGGCCGAGGCCGATGCGGCCGCAGGTCCAGTCGATGAGCTTGCGCTCGATGAGGGTGCCGCCCGCGCTCTGGTCCCAGGTGTCGAGCGAGGAGTTGACCGCCGAGAGGACGGCCTCGCCGAGGACGGCGGGGATCACGACCGGGCAGTTGAGGTGGCCCAGGTAGCGCGGGTGGTGGAAGTAGACGGCGTCGCGGAGGTAGACGCTCTCGAGCTCGTCCAGAGCGGCGGACGAGTTGCCGAGCGGCTTGTCGAGGTCGACGGCGTCGACGGTGGGAGCCAGCTCGGCGGGGGTCACGCCGGTGAACGGGCGACGCGTCGTGGCGAGTTTGTCCGCCACCCGCTCGACTCCTTCGGTGACGGAGCGTCGGTAGCTCTCCGCCGTGGCGTCGTTGAGCAGGTGCGAGCGCATGTGGGGGGTCCTCCCGGGGACGGGAACTCGATCAGTTCGAAGTAAGGTTAGCCTAACCTAATTTTGGCGCGAAATGACCCCCCATCCATGACGTGATGGGGGGTCGTTCTGTGCGAAAGGGGAGGCGGTTACGCGTCGTCCTGCGTCTCGTCCGGCACCTCACGCAGGGCGTCCTCGGACAGCCCCTTGCGCCAGTAGCCGACGAACGTCACGCGCCGGCGGTCGAGTTCACGCTCCCGCACGAAGTGGCGGCGCAGCGCCTTCACCGCCCCGGACTCGCCTGCGATCCAGACGTAGGGAGCCCGGCCCGGCAGCTCGGCGGCGCGCACCGCGTCCACACCGGAGGGCGCGCCCTCCTCGCGAATCAGCCATGTGACGGTGGCGTCGGCCTGCGTCGCCAGCTCCAGGCGGTCGCCGGAGTAGGGGACTTCGAGATAGACGTGGGCGCGGGTTTCGGCCGGCAGCCACTCCAGGATCGCCGAGGCGGCCGGAAGGGCCGTCTCGTCCGCCCAGATGAGTACGGAGTCGGCGTCGTCCGGCAGTTGGAAGCGGACACCGGTGTTGGCCGGAATCGCGGGACCGAGAACGACCACCCGGTCACCGGGCTCGGCACGCTGCGCCCAGCGACAGGCGGGGCCGCCGTCCTCGTGCAGCGCGAAGTCGATGTCGACCTCGTTCCGCGGCTCCGTGCGCTGCTCCCGGACGGTGTACGAGCGCATCACGGCCCGTTCGTCGTCCGGCATCGCACGCCAGGCGCCGAGGATCGCGTACATGTCGGGGTTGTCCAGCGGCGGCAGGACGGGGGCCTCCTGGCCGGGGTGCGGCAGGAAGAGGGAGAGCGACTGGTCGCGTCCGCCGGAGGCGAAGGACGTGAGGTCCTCTCCCGTGAAGGTGACCCGGACCAGGGACGGGCCGAGCCGCCTCGTCCGGTCGACCTGGAGGTTGAAGAACTGGAACGGGGCGGTCTCGGCGCTCGTCATGGGGTCAGGCCACCTTCTTCGCGTTCTCCAGCGCCTTCGCCAGGTCCTCCAGGAGCGGGGCGCACTTGGCGTAGGAGTAGATGGGCTCGGTCACGCGCGGGAAGACCTGGCCGGCCTTGACGGCGGGCAGCGCGGCCCAGGTCGGCTTGGCCTTGAGGGCCTCTGGCTGCAGGGCCGAGGTGCGGTTGTCGAGCAGGATGACGTCGGCCTTGTACTTGTCGACGTTCTCCCAGCTCAGACCCTCGAACCAGCCGCCCTGGTCCAGCTTGTCGGGGACGATGATGTTGAGGCCCAGCTCCTGGAAGTAGAGCGTGTCGGTCGGCCGGACCGGGGTGGAGACGTAGAACAGGTCGGGGGAGCCGGAGCCGATCAGGACCTTGATGTCCTTCTTGCCCTTGGCGGCCTGGCGGACGCGCTCGGCGGCGGCCTCGAAGCGGGCCTTGTCGTCCAGGATCTGCTTGGTCTTCACATCGGCGCCCAGCGAGGCGGCGAGGTCGGCGTGGCGCTGGAGGACGGTCGGCATGGACTTGTCGGAGGCCCACAGGGCGACGCTCGGGGCGACCTTGAGGATCTTGTCCTTCTGCTCGGCCGGGACGTACCAGAGGTCGTTCTTCTCCCACATGTCCGTGATGAGGACATCGGGGTTGAGCTTGAGGTACTCCTCGATCTTGAACTCGCCCCAGACGTTGCCGATGACCTTGACCTTGGCGATGTCGAGGTCGCCGGCCTGGACGTCCGGCTTCTTCTCCTTGGTCTTCGGGTCCTCGACGTAGGTCGGGCCGAAGACGCCCTTGACCTCGATGCCGAAGTCCTTGAGCGCGGCTGCCATACCGGTGAAGGCGACGATGTTCTTCGGGGTGGACTTCGCCTCGACGGCCGTGCCGCGGTCGTCGGTGAACTTCCACGGCCCGGCCTTCTCCGTGGCCTTGTCGGAGGAGCTGCCGCCCTTGGTCTCGGTACCGCAGGCGGCGAGCGCGGCGCCGAGCCCGAGGGCGCCGCCCGCTGCGAGCAGACCGCGGCGGGTGAGATGGGTGGCTCGGGCGTTGCTGGGCATGGCGATGTCGCTTTCGGTACGTGCCGGAGTCGGCGCCTGGGCAATTCGGGGGAAGGTTAGCCTAACCTCATGTGGATCAGTAGAGGTGGGGACTGGGCTGTAGATCACATGCCAGCGGCATATGTGCGACCGCTGTGTCCGGCCGTGCCCGACCGCACGACGACGCCCGTCACCCCGGGCGGGGTGACGGGCGTTCGGCCGCTGGGTCCTCCGGTCAGCTGGAGAGGCCCAACTCCCGTGCGATCAGCATCCGCTGGACCTCGCTGGTGCCCTCGCCGATCTCCAGGATCTTGGAGTCGCGCCACATCCGCGCGACCGGGTACTCGTTCATGAAGCCGTAGCCGCCGTGGATCTGGGTCGCCTCGCGGGCGTTGTCGACGGCCACCGTGGAGGAGTACAGCTTCGCGATCGCCGCCTCCTTCTTGAAGGACTCGCCGAGCACCAGCCGGGACGCCGCGTCGCGCCAGCCGATCCGGGCCATGTGCGCCCGCATCTCCATGTCCGCGATCTTGAACTGGATGGCCTGGTTGTCGCCGATCGGCCGGCCGAAGGCGTGCCGTTCCTTGGCGTACTTCACCGACTCGTCGACACAGCCCTGCGCGAGTCCGGTCGCGAGCGCCGAGATCGCGATCCGGCCCTCGTCCAGGATCCGCAGGAACTGCGCGTAGCCGCGGCCCTCTTCGCCGAGCAGGTTCGCGGCGGGCACGCGGACGTCGTCGAAGGACAGCTCACGGGTGTCCGAGGCGTTCCAGCCGACCTTGGAGTACGGGGCGGCGACGGTGAAGCCCGGGGTGCCGGACGGGACGATGATCGAGGAGATCAGCGGGCGGCCGTCGGCCTTGCGGCCGGTGACCGCCGTGACCGTGACCAGACCGGTGATGTCCGTACCGGAGTTGGTGATGAAGCACTTCGAGCCGTTGATGACCCAGTCGTCGCCGTCGCGGACGGCGGTGGTGCGGGTGCCGCCGGCGTCGCTGCCCGCGCCGGGCTCGGTCAGACCGAAGGCGCCCAGGATCTCGCCCGAGCACATCCGGGGCAGCCACTCCTGCTTCTGCTCCTCGGTGCCGAAGCGGTAGACCGGCATCGCGCCGAGCGAGACACCCGCCTCCAGGGTGATGGCGACGGAGGAGTCGACGCGGGCGAGCTCCTCCAGCGCGATACCGAGGGCGAGGTAGTCGCCGCCCATCCCGCCGTACTCCTCCGGGAAGGGCAGGCCGAACAGGCCCATGCGGCCCATCTCGCGGACGATCTCGTACGGGAACTCATGGCGCTCGTAGTAGTCGCCGATCTTCGGCGCGACGACGTCGTGGGCGAACTCCTCCACAGTGCGACGGAGTTCCTCGTGCTCTTCGGAGAGCCGGTGGTCGAGGGACATGGCTAGGACTCCTTGTGGGAGAGCGCGCGAACGGTTCGGGAAGGGCTCGGTCGGCCCAGTTGGTCGGCCATCCACACGCTGGTGGCGGTGAGGGCGGCCAGGTCGACCCCGGTCTCGATGCCGAGGCCGTCGAGCATCCATACGAGGTCCTCGGTGGCGAGGTTGCCCGTGGCGCTCTTCGCGTACGGGCAGCCGCCGAGGCCGCCGGCGGAGGCGTCGACCGTGGTCACGCCGTGCCGGAGCGCGGCGAGGGTGTTGGAGAGGGCCTGCCCGTACGTGTCGTGGAAGTGCACGGCGATACGGGACGTGGGCACGCCGGCCTCGTTGAGTCCCTGGAGCAGGGCCTCCACATGACCGGGGGTGGCGACGCCGATGGTGTCGCCGAGGCTCAGCTCGTCGCAGCCCATCTCGGCGAGGGCCTTGGTGACGCGGACGACCTGCTCGACGGGTACGGCACCCTCCCAGGGGTCGCCGAAGCACATCGAGAGATAGCCGCGGATACGGAGGCCCTGCTCTATGGCGCGGGTGACGACGGGCTCGAACATGGCGAGGGCCTCGTCGACGGTGCGGTTGAGGTTGGCCTTGGCGAAGGACTCGGTGGCGGAGGCGAAGACGGCGATCTCGCGGGCGCCGAGGGCCATGGCGCGGTCGAGCCCGCGCTCGTTGGGCACGAGGACCGGGAGCCGGGCCGGAACGTCCTTGAGGAGCGGGAACAGCTCCTCGGCGTCCGCCAGCTGGGGCACCCACTTGGGGTGGACGAAGCTGGTCGCCTCGACGGTGTCGAGCCCGGCGGCGGCGAGGCGCCGGACGAACTCGGCCTTCGTCCCGGTCGGGACGACGGTCTTCTCGTTCTGAAGCCCGTCGCGCGGCCCGACCTCGTGGATCCGCACCCGGGCGGGGAGCCCCTGGGCGGGCACGGTCATGGGCAGGCCCGTGGTCATGATTCCTCCCTGGGGGTCACCACGGCGAGGATCTGGTCCATGGCGACGGTGGAGCCGGGGGTGACGTCCAGCTCGGTGACGGTGCCGGCGTGCGGGGCGGAGATGACGTGCTCCATCTTCATGGCCTCGACGACGAGCAGACTCTGCCCGGCCTCGACCTCGTCCCCGACCGCGACCTTGACGACGGTCACGGTCCCGGGCATGGGGGCGGCGAGCGTGTCGGCGCCACCGTGCCGCGCGCCGGTGAGGGCGGCGGCGACGGGGTCGTGATCCAGGACGTGCCAGGAGTCACCGTCGCGGCCCAACCAGGCGCCGCTGCGGCGGAAGCGGTGGGCGATGCCGTCCACCGTGACCGTGACCGACTCGTCCGTGACCCGCGCACCGGCCGGCGCCTCGACCGTGACGGGTTCGAGTCCCGGTACTCGCAGGGGGAAGGGCAGCGGGGCAGGCCGGCCACCCAGGCGCCAGCTGCTCGGCACCGAGAACGGGTCCGTCCAGCCCTCCTGGGGTGCGGGAGCCAACTCGGCGAGCCGAACCGCCGCCGCCGCCGCGTAGACCTCCGGCGGGACCGACGCGTCGATCAACGTGTCCGCGTCCCGTTCCACCAGGCCCGTGTCCAGGTCGCCGGTCATGACGTCCGGGTGGGACAGCAGGCGGCGGAGGAAGCCCGCGTTCGTCTGGACACCGAGGGTCGTCGTGTCCGCCAGGGCCGCGCGGAGGCGGCGGAGGGCCGTGGGGCGGTCCGGCGCGTGGACGATGACCTTCGACAGCATCGGGTCGTAGAGGCTGCCCACCTCCGTGCCCTCGCTCAGGCCCGAGTCCGTGCGGACTCCGTCGCCCTGCGGCTCGTGGAGCGAGAGGACCGTGCCGCCCGAGGGGAGGAAGCCGCGCGCGGGGTCCTCCGCGCAGATGCGAGCCTCGATCGCCCAGCCGTCCAGGCGGATGTCGGACTGGGCGAAGGCCAGCTTCTCGCCGGCCGCGACCCGCAGCTGCCACTCCACCAGGTCGATCCCGGTGATCAGCTCCGTCACCGGGTGCTCCACCTGGAGCCGGGTGTTCATCTCCATGAAGTAGTACGAGGACGGGTCCACGCCCGGCACGATGAACTCGACCGTGCCCGCGCCGACATAGCCGCACGAGCGGGCCGCCTCGACCGCCGCCGCGCCCATCTGCTCCCGGATCTCCGGAGTCAGCAGGACGCTCGGCGCCTCCTCGATGATCTTCTGGTGGCGCCGCTGCAGCGAGCACTCGCGCTCACCGAGGTGCACGACATTGCCGTGCCCGTCCGCGAGGACCTGGATCTCGATGTGCCGCGGCCGGTCGATCCACCGCTCCACGAGCAGCGTGTCGTCGCCGAACGACGACCGCGCCTCGCGCCGCGCCGCCGCGATCTCGTCGGTCATCGTCGACAGGTCGCGCACGAGCCGCATTCCCTTGCCGCCGCCGCCCGCCGAGGGCTTTAG contains:
- a CDS encoding IucA/IucC family siderophore biosynthesis protein, whose translation is MNPVAHLTPARWADANRALIRKGLAEFAHERLLNPQELGESRYKVLGDDGATEYRFTADRFALDHWHVHPDSISRHRGEERLPLDALTFITELRGSLGLSDEILPVYLEEISSTLAGTAYKSTKPQVTAAELARADFQAIETGMTEGHPCFVANNGRLGFGVDEYRAYAPEAAGEIHLIWLAARHDRTTFTAGAGIEYDAFIRAELGDKTVDGFAEILAERGLDLADYLLMPAHPWQWWNKLSVTFAAEIAQERLVYLGEGDDGYLAQQSIRTFFNSSDPAKHYVKTALSVLNMGFMRGLSAAYMEATPAINDWLAGLIEADSVLQAARFSIIRERAAVGYRHLEYEAATDRYSPYRKMLAALWRESPVASLAPGERLATMASLLHVDHAGASFAGALIKDSGLAPTQWLRGYLDAYLLPVLHSFYAYDLVYMPHGENVILALDERGAVSRAIFKDIAEEICVMDPAAVLPPAVERVRAEVPEDMKLLSIFTDVFDCFFRFLASTLAAEGVLDEDEFWRTVAECVRGYQESKPELAEKFAQYDMFAETFALSALNRLQLRNNKQMVDLADPSAALQLVGDLVNPIARFTR
- a CDS encoding GNAT family N-acetyltransferase codes for the protein MTVRIRPYDPLRDAELIHPWVTHPKAAFWMMQDAKLEDVEREYMAIAAHPHHDAFIGLVDEKPVFLMERYDPRYVELVGLYEPLPGDVGMHFLVAPTDTPVRGFTRTVITAVMAELFADPATERVVVEPDVGNTAVHALNEAVGFVPEREIQKPEKQALLSFCTRAQFETAVGVTI
- a CDS encoding lysine N(6)-hydroxylase/L-ornithine N(5)-oxygenase family protein; amino-acid sequence: MSTPDTPDTYDFIGIGLGPFNLGLACLTEPIDELNGVFLESKPDFEWHSGMFLEGAHLQTPFMSDLVTLADPTSPYSFLSYLKEKGRLYSFYIRENFYPLRTEYNDYCRWAAAKLSSLRFSTTVASVSYDEAGEEYVVATEAGETFRARRIVLGTGTPPYVPDSCQGLGGDLIHNSRYLQNKEELQKKKSITLVGSGQSAAEIYYDLLSEIDVHGYKLNWVTRSPRFFPLEYTKLTLEMTSPEYVDYFHALPEQTRYRLETQQKNLFKGIDGELIDAIFDLLYQKNLAGPVPTRLLTNSALHSAAYDDTSGTYTLGFHQEEQEKDFTVETEGLILATGYKYAVPAFLEPVKDRLKWDGQGRFDVARNYSIDTTGRGVFLQNAAVHTHSITSPDLGMGAYRNAYIIGAMLGSDYYPVEKTIAFQEFAV
- a CDS encoding aspartate aminotransferase family protein, which produces MRSHLLNDATAESYRRSVTEGVERVADKLATTRRPFTGVTPAELAPTVDAVDLDKPLGNSSAALDELESVYLRDAVYFHHPRYLGHLNCPVVIPAVLGEAVLSAVNSSLDTWDQSAGGTLIERKLIDWTCGRIGLGPAADGVFTSGGTQSNLQALLLAREEAKTRDLAKLRIFSSECSHFSVQKSATLLGLGANAVISIPVDRNKRMQSVVLAAELEACRAEGLTPMAIVATAGTTDFGSIDPLPEIAALADEYGAWMHVDAAYGCGLLASLTRRHLLDGIEHADSVTVDYHKSFFQPVSSSAVLVRDGATLRHATYHADYLNPRRTIAEQIPNQVDKSLQTTRRFDALKLWMTLRVMGADGVGELFDEVCDLAAAGFELLAADPRYDVVVQPQLSTLVYRYIPEAVTSPADIDRANLYARKALFASGEAVVAGTKVDGRQYLKFTLLNPETTLSDIAAVLDLIAGHAEQYLGETLVHA
- a CDS encoding siderophore-interacting protein, which encodes MTSAETAPFQFFNLQVDRTRRLGPSLVRVTFTGEDLTSFASGGRDQSLSLFLPHPGQEAPVLPPLDNPDMYAILGAWRAMPDDERAVMRSYTVREQRTEPRNEVDIDFALHEDGGPACRWAQRAEPGDRVVVLGPAIPANTGVRFQLPDDADSVLIWADETALPAASAILEWLPAETRAHVYLEVPYSGDRLELATQADATVTWLIREEGAPSGVDAVRAAELPGRAPYVWIAGESGAVKALRRHFVRERELDRRRVTFVGYWRKGLSEDALREVPDETQDDA
- a CDS encoding ABC transporter substrate-binding protein, which produces MPSNARATHLTRRGLLAAGGALGLGAALAACGTETKGGSSSDKATEKAGPWKFTDDRGTAVEAKSTPKNIVAFTGMAAALKDFGIEVKGVFGPTYVEDPKTKEKKPDVQAGDLDIAKVKVIGNVWGEFKIEEYLKLNPDVLITDMWEKNDLWYVPAEQKDKILKVAPSVALWASDKSMPTVLQRHADLAASLGADVKTKQILDDKARFEAAAERVRQAAKGKKDIKVLIGSGSPDLFYVSTPVRPTDTLYFQELGLNIIVPDKLDQGGWFEGLSWENVDKYKADVILLDNRTSALQPEALKAKPTWAALPAVKAGQVFPRVTEPIYSYAKCAPLLEDLAKALENAKKVA
- a CDS encoding acyl-CoA dehydrogenase family protein; translated protein: MSLDHRLSEEHEELRRTVEEFAHDVVAPKIGDYYERHEFPYEIVREMGRMGLFGLPFPEEYGGMGGDYLALGIALEELARVDSSVAITLEAGVSLGAMPVYRFGTEEQKQEWLPRMCSGEILGAFGLTEPGAGSDAGGTRTTAVRDGDDWVINGSKCFITNSGTDITGLVTVTAVTGRKADGRPLISSIIVPSGTPGFTVAAPYSKVGWNASDTRELSFDDVRVPAANLLGEEGRGYAQFLRILDEGRIAISALATGLAQGCVDESVKYAKERHAFGRPIGDNQAIQFKIADMEMRAHMARIGWRDAASRLVLGESFKKEAAIAKLYSSTVAVDNAREATQIHGGYGFMNEYPVARMWRDSKILEIGEGTSEVQRMLIARELGLSS
- a CDS encoding hydroxymethylglutaryl-CoA lyase, with amino-acid sequence MTTGLPMTVPAQGLPARVRIHEVGPRDGLQNEKTVVPTGTKAEFVRRLAAAGLDTVEATSFVHPKWVPQLADAEELFPLLKDVPARLPVLVPNERGLDRAMALGAREIAVFASATESFAKANLNRTVDEALAMFEPVVTRAIEQGLRIRGYLSMCFGDPWEGAVPVEQVVRVTKALAEMGCDELSLGDTIGVATPGHVEALLQGLNEAGVPTSRIAVHFHDTYGQALSNTLAALRHGVTTVDASAGGLGGCPYAKSATGNLATEDLVWMLDGLGIETGVDLAALTATSVWMADQLGRPSPSRTVRALSHKES
- a CDS encoding acetyl/propionyl/methylcrotonyl-CoA carboxylase subunit alpha — encoded protein: MFDTVLVANRGEIAVRVIRTLRALGVRSVAVYSDADAEARHVREADTAVRIGPPPASESYLSVEALLDAARRTGAQAVHPGYGFLAENAGFAQACAEAGLVFIGPPASAISLMGDKIRAKETVKAAGVPVVPGAADPELEEAARELGAPVLLKPSAGGGGKGMRLVRDLSTMTDEIAAARREARSSFGDDTLLVERWIDRPRHIEIQVLADGHGNVVHLGERECSLQRRHQKIIEEAPSVLLTPEIREQMGAAAVEAARSCGYVGAGTVEFIVPGVDPSSYYFMEMNTRLQVEHPVTELITGIDLVEWQLRVAAGEKLAFAQSDIRLDGWAIEARICAEDPARGFLPSGGTVLSLHEPQGDGVRTDSGLSEGTEVGSLYDPMLSKVIVHAPDRPTALRRLRAALADTTTLGVQTNAGFLRRLLSHPDVMTGDLDTGLVERDADTLIDASVPPEVYAAAAAVRLAELAPAPQEGWTDPFSVPSSWRLGGRPAPLPFPLRVPGLEPVTVEAPAGARVTDESVTVTVDGIAHRFRRSGAWLGRDGDSWHVLDHDPVAAALTGARHGGADTLAAPMPGTVTVVKVAVGDEVEAGQSLLVVEAMKMEHVISAPHAGTVTELDVTPGSTVAMDQILAVVTPREES